Genomic segment of Panicum virgatum strain AP13 chromosome 9N, P.virgatum_v5, whole genome shotgun sequence:
CTGGTCCCCCGTCACGAATCTGATCTGAACTGAACCGACAATAAAAAGTGGATTTGCGACAGGGGAAAAGAGAATACTTTCGGGAGAAATAATACGAGCACAGTGCTTGACATTAATTTTCTGTTTCTACATTTAGAGGACGAACAGTAACAGTATAGTAATTGAAAAGCAGCAGAGAACATCATAAAGCTAGCAATGAATTCAGACTTACTGACGAAGCAATTTCGCTCATGCATCCCTTGTACCCTGTCTGTCTTTCCTTCTGATATCCcaaactttttctttttttttctgcatcTGGCCACGCAGCCTATTTGATCTTTTCTATCACCACACAGTATCTTAATTTATCAACAGATCTTCACCAGACTAAGAAAATGGAATAAGACTGACCCCAATAGAGACGGCAAATTCATTTTTGCCTCTCCAAAGTGTACTGTTCACGCGAGGCATCGGATCCAACAGCGCAAGGCATCACGCGAGGCAGTTTGCGTTCGAGGAGAGAGGCGATGCAAAATTGCAATCCCTCTCTCCTCGAAGGCATACGACGCCACAgacgggcggcggaggcgcctaCGGCGGCCGCCTGGGCgcgctcctgcggcggcgcggcgtgcgccCGATCCCCGTGCCCACCGTCGCCGTCCAGCCGCACGACCCCGAccgcctccgccttcctccTGCTCGGCGCCCTGGATCCCTTCGCCGCGATCGCCTTCACCTCCCGCTCCGGCATCTCCGCCTTCGCCCGTGCCCTCCCGTCCTCCCACCGCCCActctccggctccggcgcctcTGCGCTCCCCTTCACCGTCGCGGCCCTCGGCAGCGACGCCGACCTCATTGATTGCGCTTTCCTCTTGCGCCTctgcggtggccgccgccatcgGAGCCGAACGCCGAGCGAGGGCGGGGAGCGGCCGGACCGGCGCGGCGTACCCGGCCTCCACCTCGTCGCCGGGGCGGGAGGCACGGAGGAGGCTGTGCtactccgccggccgccgacccctccacggcggcggaggaaggagCAGTCCGGGCTGCCTCTCCCGCTCCAGGCCGacggaggagcagtggcggggCTGCGGCGACGGCACATCGATCCGGGGgtgggcggagctccggcggcggcgcggggctgcACCGGCGGGCGAGGATGTGCGCGGCgggcctccctctcctcctcctgcgaCGGCGCTCGGCCACCATCATCTTGAAAAGGCAGACCGTCCGCGGCGTGGATGTGCCTCGCGTTGTTGGAGACAACGAATTTTGCGTGGGTGAAGCAACGACTGTGCGTGATGCAAAACAATAAATGCATCTCGTATTTTGGCTCGTGTTGTTGGAGTCACTGTCCTTCTCTTCTGTACCCTTGCATAAGCGCCACCTTCAGATCCAAGCTGCTTTGGCTTGGCATTGTTTgtttaatcgatgattggctatagtgatgctacagtaactattctctAATTACGCAGTTAAAAgccttattagattctttaAGGTTCATAGCGCAGGTTGTAAACTGACTTAGTTTGACACtcgtaattaatggtcaaagttaACTACAGTTTCTAGCGCTACCTAGCGctagggaactaaacagggcctttgtCTAGTGAACCACCTTGTTCTAGGGATCTAGTCCGTTAGAATCGGAAATAAGATGTTCAGTGCAACTACAAGAGGAGGTAAGAGGTAGCTCATCATCAAGTGAATGGGCGAATATACGgccttatttttttttaaaaatacatATACGGCAGGGCTCAAGTTCACAATCTCCTCGATTAAATGCTACATATACGGCCTGGCCCAAAGGATGCGCGATTCTTTGTTGTGCTGGGCTCCACTCCACCTACTACGACCCATTTCGGGCCCATCTACTCGCTCCTCTCCTGCTCGCCGGACCACGCCacgtctccacctccaccaggaGACGCACGCACCTCGCCACCATCGTACGCCACACTCCATCGTCCTCCCTGCCCAAACCCCGTGCCACTTTCCCCAtccgcaccgccaccgccaccgcccgcgcccAGGCGCGATGCTGCCCTACTCCGGCGACCACCGGcgctccccgccgcctccgcctcagcgcgcggccttctcctcctccctctccccctccgccgcgccctTCCCGCCCGCCGATCCGGTGGGCCCCGGCCGCGATCTGCCCACCGCCCCGTCCGTCTACGCCGCGGGCGGGGACTGGGCCGGCGCGTCGTGGATGGAGCCTCCCGCGAGCTACATGGcccccgccgccacgccgccgggctATCAAGGTAACAGAACGACCCCTGCCCGCCGTGTCGGTGTCAAGGGCCCACACTTGTTCGCGTGTGTTCGGTAGGTGCTAGACGCGATGCGATGGCTTGGGAGTCGCATCTGGGTATTGCCTTTTGTTTCATGTGTTGCGTGTAATCCATGTGATTGTAGGGTGAGACGTTGTGGTGGCTTGACCCAAACGTTATACCGGTATATCTGTGCGGTGCGTGATCGATATCCAACAATTAGTGTCCTGTACTTAGATAATCCAGCGTGTTCAAGTATTTGGGGGGTTCAGAGAGAACATGCTTTTCAATAACTGAAGCTCTCTTCAATTCAGTTTCCATTGGATAACTGAAGCTTCCCAGCTATATTAGTGCATTTTCAATTTGGAATGTATAACAGAACCGTCCTGACTATATAAGCACCTTTTCAATTTTACATTTTGGGATGGGATGGATAACTGAAGCTTCCAAGCTATATTGGCGCCTTTTCAATTCTACATTTTGGGACGGATAGCTGAAGCATCCCAGTTCGATTAGTTCCTTTCCAATTTTACAGCTTGGGATGGATGTCTGAACAACTGAAGCTTCCCATCTAGATTAGTGCCTTTTCAATTTTACAGTTTTGGATGTATAACTTAAGCTTGGTAGCTAGATTAGCCTTTTGGTTTTCTGTTGACTGTGGTTGGGTGCTAGGGGGAGGATGATGCTGGGCTTTGTCAATAAATTTTAACTGGATATTTAGCATCTGTATATGACAATTTCCAAATACTCACTACTTAATTGGTATGCATAATTATGTGACTTGATCTAAACCATGGCCGTACACCCTTTCTGATTGTTTCATGATTTCTGGCAATGCTGAACATATTATAGGTGAGGCTTCGCATAGTAGTCCCTATGGCATATACTCAAGGAACCACTTCAGCAACTTTGTGGGCGCACATTCCCTGAGATCAAAGAGCTCAAACTCGATAAGTGAGAAGCAGCCAGGAATCTGCCCAGAAAGTTCAGAGGCCCTCAGTAATGATTTTGGATCGTCAGTGTTTCATCAGCAACAGAATGCCTTTGTGAGTAAATTGCTTGATCATTCAGGTGCCGAGGACACAGGATATCCCCCACGTCAGGATTTAATGCAATATCATTTTGGTTCTACGTATGACAAATACATGACACAGCTTTCGTCATGTTCAGCAGATGCACAACCTCACAtcttttctacacaatatgtcGATTCATCTGAAATGGCCAAAACAGCAGTTCCATTGACGAATGACACTATTGGGTTCTCCCTTTCTTCATATATGAATCCTTGTAGAATCAATCTTGATTATTTTGATTGCGTGTGGAATGAACAAAAGGATCTTGGATATCAAACTGCTGATAAACAGCATGGAAAATGGAGCAACTCTGACAATGTGGCAACTGTGGGTAACTATCCACTCAGTTCTCTTGGAGAGAACCATGCTGGTTCTGAGCATTTAGGGAATGGGAGGCCTACACAAGAATCTGctgaaacaaaacatgatttggGAGGTTTCAATTCCAAGCTTTTTTCACCTGATGTTGGATTTGTTCAGCCTCGCGACTTTTCATCTGAGTTGCTTGAGGTTAATAACACCAGTGTTGATTCACCTTGTTGGAAGGGCACACCAGCTTCATACCAGCCTTCATTTGGTATCACGGAAAAGAATGATGCTCCTCATACTGTGATAGGAACAGTAGGCTACATCAGTTCACATCAAAGCCAGAAGGTTCCTGAGTTGAGTTCTGAATATCCAGGGCGATTCCCCGAATGCCAGGAAGCATCAGGTTTTGAGAATGACCCTTTTAAGGCGTTCAAGTTGCCTACAAGATGTAAAACCTCCGAAGATCATAAAGAAGTACCACCAGTCGATGTCAAGGTTCATAATGACATGGCTACTCATGCTAGCTATCTGCCTTACAAAGAACATTCTAGAACACAGAAATGCTATGATTCTAGAGAAGATTCTAAGAATGTGATATCTTTGAGTCGACCGGAAAGTTCTTGTCCTGCTAGCAAACCCAAACTTCTGGCTGAACATGATGGCAGCCTTCCAGCAAGGATTAACGAAGTTACGGGTAAAAGTGTGTTAAATCCTATTGCTATTAATCCTAGTGTTGATGCTGATCATTTAACAACTGGAAGCCCACATGAACATAGTTCTTCCGTAGCAGTGGAGAGAGAAGAAAGCACACAGAAAAGAGGTGAAGACCCTTCTCAATGTTATCCAAGTGTCGAGGGGAATATGCTGAATATGTCCTGCGACTCAAGCTCTAGCACTCGGGCAATATTTCTGAAACTAATACACAATCTGTCATTGGTGCTTCTATCGACCTGCAAGGGTGGTTCTTTGTTGCTGGATGATGTAGAGGAGCTTCTGCAGTCAGTGGTTCAAAATCTTGCAGCTGCCAGTTCCAAAAGAAGCAAGGTATGATCTTGAAAGGCTTTTATATGGTGTCTCTTGTATACCGTGTAATAGTATTCCAAGATGTAATGTGGCACAAACTTAAAATATGAATCAAGAAATGGACGTATTATGGTGTTTTCCAGTCCCCAGacattaaatatagataaatctcCCTGTTTGTTTCGAGCCTTGACTCATTTCTGTTTCTGTCTTCTCCAAGGTTGaacaaaaaaatgatgatggcTTGTGCAACTCGAGTAAAAcgaaattcaaaaatattaatTGTCCAAGGAACAACTTTTGGATGGAAATGCATGCACACTCGGCACAGGAGAATTCTGATTCAGAATTTAAGACCACTGTTTCACAGGTAACTTCAGCCACTATTTGAAACATCATGCTGCTGCTTAATTTGAATTAGTACCACCATTTCTTCTCTAGTATATACATTACATTAAACTTTTCCTTTCAGGTTCTTACTAATCACCTGGACAATAAGTTGCCTGATGACACTGAGGTTTCTCAGGCTTCAATTTACAGAAACTTGTGGATTGAAGCAGAAGCTTCAGCATGTAAACTCAAATATGAGCTTCAACAAGCTCGTATGAAGCTCGCGACAGAGAAAGGTCACAACAGCACACTGAAATACTGAATAATATTCAAATGGGTCTAGGATATTCTGTGTATGCTGAATTTTTCTTAATATATTTAAATCTTTTGCTAATGCAGTTCCTGACTCATTGGGAGGCAGTAAAGACTCCAACTCATCCATATCCAGTGGTAAACCACAAAACCATGGGAAAGAAAGCTTTACATGCACTGCGGCCTTGCAGGGCCAGGGAGAAGATTCTGGTGACAGGCAATCTCCTGGTGTAAATAGGAGCATTTTCAATGGTCTTGAAGCTGATGTGTTTGCCCGGTTTAAAGTTTTGCAGTCTCGTTTAGATAATGTTAGCTCCTTTGGTGAGATTGACTGTGAGGAGCAGCAAGAAGCGAGCAAGAAATCAAATGCAGTTGAAGATGCTGTTTTGGCTACGCTGAAAGTTTTGAAGCCCCACCCCGACAGTAAAACCTTTTCAAGTCAGGAAAGCATCAGGCACCAGCTAGATGCAAGTACAAACAGAGCAGACAATGTTGATGATGCTGTTATGGCTAGGCTGAGAATTTTGGAGTCCCGTCCTAATAATGTAACCTTTTTGGATCAGGAGAGCAGTAAGCAACCACTCAATGAAAGCACAACTGTAGAAGGTGGGGTTGATGATGCTGTTATGGCTAGGCTGAGAATTTTGAAGTCCCGACCTGATAATATAACCTCAATGGGTGATAACAGCAAGGAGCAGGAAGAAGCATGTATTGACCGATTGAATGAGGTTGACCTTAGTGTCATGGCCAATGGAGGCATTACCAACACTAAAGTACCCGCCGAGCAGTGCTGGAAGCTTATTCTGTCTGATGATTTGGCACATTGCTTGGGAGGAAAAGATTCAATTGGTGGCATAGACACATCTGGTGATGGAACCTGTGCCAGGGAGAACAACGAGATAGGTGGTTCGGCAGAAGCATCTACCCCCAAGGGGTGCAAAGCTACATCTGATGAAGCGAACATTGAAGGCGCAGTACATGTTGAAGACCATGTGTTGCTTGAAACTGCTGGCAACTCTCATGTTTGCACAGAAGGGTCTCATGATACGCACCTAATCTCCTCTCCAGGTCACCAGTATGGCAGTACACCCTCAGAATGGGAGCATGTGCTGAAGGAGAATTTCTTCCATCCTGGCAAATAGGCAGCAGAAACAAGCCATAAACTGAAACGCTATTGTTTGAGCTCATGCTGCCTTGAAGTGCTGATGCTGCTTGTAAATATGCTATTATATATCCTCCCTTTCCCACCTTTTCTGTTTGTCCAATAATCTGCATAACTGGTGATCATGTAGAACAACCGCGTCTGCCCTATCTTTGTGGATGTATCCAGAAGTTAACTAAAAGTGATACTTATATGTACTGGAGTTGACATGAACTATTGTATATATTTACTTCCCGTTGCCATTGGTTTCTTGTATCAATATTGCTTCTCTTATCGCTCTTTCCTCAGTTGGCTGTGCAGGCCTTTCACCCTGCTTTTGTTGATCCTCACTTCTACAGTGATTCAGATTCTGTTGTTTGTAGTTTTTACTGTGCCGTCTACCTCTGGCAATTGAATAGCTCCGGAGCATTCTCGCTccggagcggagcagagccggTACGCTGGTACTGTACTAATGCGGCTCGCAACTTGTGTAAGCAGCCAGGCGGCCGGTTTCCATTTAAGTTGGGCACGGTCTGTGGGGGAAGATCCTGTTGCTGTCCGCCACAGAGGCCTGGGATCGAGATCTACCGTTGCATTCAAGAGCCTGTGCACAACGACGACGGTGCAGAACAATGTCGCGTCGTCACCGTTGCACACACATCAGAAGATCGATCTCGTTCACATGCCCATCAATCAGATTGCTTCTTTCCAGCACGTCCAGGACGGAACCTGGGTGGCGGGGTCGACAACTTGGCGATGGACTGATGGATGACGACGGCACGAGCACAGCCGACGGCGTAGATCACTCGCTGCAGGCAGCTGCACTAGCGACGCTCACTGCTCGCAGCTTTGTGGCTCACGTATGATACGGAGACGTAGTGCGATGCAAGGATCGACATCACTGCAGGTTCGTCCATCTGTTCAGGCAGCCCGGACACGGCAAAGACCGGAGGAGCACGGGCAGGGGCTACGTTGACCCTAGCAGAGGACGGGGACCTAATAGCCGATCGGCACGCTCAGAAACACCGACGCCTCTCGCTCCAGCTGGCAGgcagcggcagagcacgcccGTCGCGTATGCCATGGCACCGGCCGCAGGCCGCTGGACGAACGTACCCGTCCCCCGTACGTACAGTACAGCGCAGCACCTACGGCTACAGGAGGCGTACAACAGAAAGGTCCGGAAGGCTCCGCTCCTCAGCCGTACAGCCGTGCAGGTACAGATGCACAGGACAGGATCATGCGGATGATGTATCGTCGTCCTAGGCTCCTAGCCGGCCGGCTGGGCGCGGCCCACAGCCGCGGTCGGCATCCCCACCGCAGCAGGCCGGAGAGGGAGCTGGCTGCGGTCTGCGGGCCGGCAGGAGGCGCACGCAGCCGCGCGCGGCAGGACGCGAGCGAGAGAGCCGGCGGCattgtgcccccccccccccccccccgcgctgtCGATGACGAATTGACGATGATGGCGCGCTGCGCCGCTGGCGTGTGCAgctgggctggccggccggccggccaccgcagGCAGAAGAGGCAGGGACAGAGGCCGAGGCCCACGCGAGGGGTgaccagggttaaaaaaaccggtcggaaccggtccggttaccgcggttaccggtctaaccggcccggaccggttccggttccggccggtttcaaaccgggccaaattcaaattttaaatttgaatttcaaaaaatgaaaaaattccaaaaaattcttaaaaatactttaaaTTGCGACGAatataatggtgtcaaattttttcaaatattcgttcatttagtatactttgcgagcatttgaagttaaacaaaaaaacgtgcatacaaaagtatacaaatacaatgtaaaagtagtacaaaacagggttggagggttcatttaggctaaaatatattatacaaacattcatttagtatactttgcgggcatttgaatttaaactaaaaaagaaaaaaattgaatttaatctaaaccgaccggttaccggtcaaaccgaccggtaatcggtcaaaccggaccggtaaaccggtctaaccggacggttagccgttcgaaaccggtataattgcgggttttgaattcaaatttgagtttgaccggtttttaccggtaaccggtcaaaccggaccggttaacCGGAACCAGTGGCCGGCGGTTCGGTGGAATCGGTCGGATAAAAAAACCTTGGGGGTGACCGGGTGAGgtgtgggccggccggccgggcgccaCGCGGTACGTGTCCTGGCCTGGCGGCCGCGCATGGGGGATGGCACCGCACCGCGCGGGGGCGTACACGGCGGCTCGAGCTAGCTGGTGGTCTCGGTGCCCGTTGGAGGTGGTGTATTGTGCGAACTGCGAACCGCCTGCGCGGGAGGAGGCCCTTGCTATACTCCCTcgtccgtttcaaattataagttatttcaaaaaatttgaagaatcaaattttttcaaatttgactaaatttatataacaagataataatatttatgataccacttaagtatcattagattttttgttagctatatttctATAGTATTCTTATTTaatgtcataaatttttatgcTTTTCTTTATAATTTTAGTTAAATTTTGAAatgttttgactctccaagattctttcCGTTGAGCCAGCTGCGTGAGCGTGTCTGCAGCTGACCATGATGGCATGATCCCTCCAGCCTCCAGGGGGTAACAAAGCTG
This window contains:
- the LOC120693500 gene encoding uncharacterized protein LOC120693500, with protein sequence MLPYSGDHRRSPPPPPQRAAFSSSLSPSAAPFPPADPVGPGRDLPTAPSVYAAGGDWAGASWMEPPASYMAPAATPPGYQGEASHSSPYGIYSRNHFSNFVGAHSLRSKSSNSISEKQPGICPESSEALSNDFGSSVFHQQQNAFVSKLLDHSGAEDTGYPPRQDLMQYHFGSTYDKYMTQLSSCSADAQPHIFSTQYVDSSEMAKTAVPLTNDTIGFSLSSYMNPCRINLDYFDCVWNEQKDLGYQTADKQHGKWSNSDNVATVGNYPLSSLGENHAGSEHLGNGRPTQESAETKHDLGGFNSKLFSPDVGFVQPRDFSSELLEVNNTSVDSPCWKGTPASYQPSFGITEKNDAPHTVIGTVGYISSHQSQKVPELSSEYPGRFPECQEASGFENDPFKAFKLPTRCKTSEDHKEVPPVDVKVHNDMATHASYLPYKEHSRTQKCYDSREDSKNVISLSRPESSCPASKPKLLAEHDGSLPARINEVTGKSVLNPIAINPSVDADHLTTGSPHEHSSSVAVEREESTQKRGEDPSQCYPSVEGNMLNMSCDSSSSTRAIFLKLIHNLSLVLLSTCKGGSLLLDDVEELLQSVVQNLAAASSKRSKVEQKNDDGLCNSSKTKFKNINCPRNNFWMEMHAHSAQENSDSEFKTTVSQVLTNHLDNKLPDDTEVSQASIYRNLWIEAEASACKLKYELQQARMKLATEKVPDSLGGSKDSNSSISSGKPQNHGKESFTCTAALQGQGEDSGDRQSPGVNRSIFNGLEADVFARFKVLQSRLDNVSSFGEIDCEEQQEASKKSNAVEDAVLATLKVLKPHPDSKTFSSQESIRHQLDASTNRADNVDDAVMARLRILESRPNNVTFLDQESSKQPLNESTTVEGGVDDAVMARLRILKSRPDNITSMGDNSKEQEEACIDRLNEVDLSVMANGGITNTKVPAEQCWKLILSDDLAHCLGGKDSIGGIDTSGDGTCARENNEIGGSAEASTPKGCKATSDEANIEGAVHVEDHVLLETAGNSHVCTEGSHDTHLISSPGHQYGSTPSEWEHVLKENFFHPGK